The DNA sequence accatacagtatagtacattcaTGCCATGTAGCTGTGTGTCTGTACTCACCAGGGCTCTGTCTTTAACATTTTTCTTGGAGTTCAGAAGGCCTCCCCTGCTGATGGTGGTCTCATATAGAGTGTAGCCATAGGACTGACCATTATTACTGTTGACAGGAAGGTTCTCCATGTTGACAGGCTCCTCTGACttcaagggcttgatgatgaAACATTGTCAATGTAGTGCATTCAATTAAATTAAGAACATTATGGAATCAACATCAACCCTTGAAGAGATAGAGTATTGCCAGGTCTCAGCTGACAGCATGCAACTTGATCTTAGCTCACCTTCTCAGTAAACTGCAGGCTCTCCCACAGTGACAGATGCTGCTGAATGATGACAGGCTCATACACTCTCCTTGCCTGGAGAGAGGGAACCTCAGGAAGCTTCTCACCTGAGACACACAGATACATGTGCCAGTTAGACATTTTTTCTCAAATTGCATATGGTGCCTGTTTTCCAAAACTTCAATAGTATTTTATGTGAATGTTTGAAAGAGAAAGCTTACTGTGAAACTGGCTGAATAAATTCCTCAAGAGCTGATACTTGGTGGTGTAATCTCCAGCCTCGGATAGCGGTGCATCAtaatctaaaaaataaaataaagattcAGATGACAACTTTTTTCTTTGCAAGTAATATTACATTTGATAGGATACATAAAACCTACCATAGCTGCCGACCTGAGGTTTGTAAGTGCCAAGGTTCGCCACAGCTCCATTCATGAAGCCAAAGCTGGTTCCTCCATGGAACATATAGAGGTTGATGGATACACCTGGCTCCAGTATCTGTGACACCACAGCCAACATGTCTACCAGAAAAGTAGACAGACAGAATCAATGAGAGACGGTGGGCAATCATACAGTCCTTAGACTGATGAATggatggtcctgtgtggctcagttggtagagcatggcacttacaacgccagggttgtgagtTTAATTCCCAAGGGGTACCAATACAAACAAAATATGATATATGCACTCACTAGTGTAAGTTGCTCTGGgcaagagtgtctgctaaatgacaacgtGTAAAAGATGGATGAACTTTAAGAGTTGCTATAACTAGGGGTTATATGACATGATCTTAACCTAGTTTGTAATGAAACTTACCCTCTGCTGGAAACACGTGGTGAGATTCACTCCAGACATCGAACCACCCAGACCAGTACTCCATTACAAGCAGAGGTTTCTGGGGCTACAGTAAGGGAAAAGCCACACTTCATCTTTGGACCACTATGTTTTCTCAGATGCAAGACAAAATAGAAGAAAATAGAGAATCATTGGCACTATACCTGCATGTACGCTAAATATTGTATTGTTCCGTAGGCCAGTCTTTGAAGGTTTACCGTCTTGAGAACTTAAGAGAGGAGGGGTTCAAGTGATGAACAATGTAGACTAAATAAGGATATTTTCTAGCAGCATCATTACTCTATTGAAAGCAAGTGAAATGGCACAAAGATGTGCTACAATGTACATTATCAAATATCAAGATCTAGCAATAGAAAACCACtacctccatccactcctccacATTTGAGCCCCTCCCGGTTGTCTGATGTCAGCAGGAGTTCATTGGTTCCTCTGGATAGTAGAGCCTGCCAATGAGAATACAGTTTCACTATACATTTATAGGTCACTGCAAAAGTCTATACTGGGCATACAGTATGATGCAGATGGTGAGAAACAGTACAGTCTCACAGTACCTCCTTTATATAAGGCATGTAGTGTTCATCCTTTGCATATGAGCCATACTCATTCTCCACTTGAACTGCAATGATGGGGCCTCCCTCTTTAAACTATAAAACAAAGAGGACAACATGTATTGACAGCTAGCTCACTAACACCCCTGCGaaacactaacagatatcaggactTAACAACTTGGATAATAAGGAAACTAATTTACGTACTTGTAGAGGCTTAATTATTGGGATGAGTTTGTCGAAGAAAGAGTTCACTGCTTCTGTGAAGCCAGGGTAGGTTGTCCTCAACTTCATGTTTTTGTCACGTAACAGCCAGCTTAAAAGAAAATAACTGTTATAAGGATGTCTCATTCAACATGCTGGTttgtgttccgggattcatccaatggcattgaggagtataccacctcagtcatcggattcatcaataagtgcgtcaacaacgtcgtccccacagtgaccgtgtgtatgtacatatcccaaccagaagccatggattacaggcaacatccacatcggGCAAAAAgtctagagctgccactttcaaggagcgggacactaatcttgacgcttataagaaatcccgctatgccctcagacgaaccattaagattgaatcctactataccggctctgacactcgtcggatgtagcagggcttgaaaactattacggccTACGAAGGGGAACCcagacacgagctgcccagtgacgcgagcctaccagatgagctaaatgccttttatgctcgcttcgaagcaagcaacactgaagcatgcacgtgaacatcagctgttctggatgactacGTGATAACGccctcggtagccgatgtgagcaagacctttaaacaggtcaacattcaccaaGCCACAGGGCTAGATGGATTACCATTACCGTGTagtcaaagcatgcgcagaccaactagcaagtgtcttcactgatattttaaACCtcccctgaccgagtctgtaatacctacatgtttcaagtagaccaccagAGTCCccgtgcccaaggaagcgaaggtaacctgcttaaaggatttccgccctgtagcactcacatcggtagccatgaagtgctttgaaaggctggtcatggctcacatcaacagcatcctcccggataccctagaccagtggttcccaaactttttatagtcccgtacccctttaAACATTctacctccagctgcgtaccccctctagcaccagggtcagcgcactctcaaatgttgttttgatATAATTGTAGGCCTCCCACActctatatgatacatttattaaacataagaatgagtgtgagtttttttcacaacccggctcgtgggaagtgacaaagagctcttatagaaccagggcacaaataataataaataattttgctcattatttagccatcttacatgtaaaaccttatttgttcatcaaaaagtgtgactaactcaccacaggttaatgagaagggtgtgcttgaaaggctgcacataactctgcaatgttgggttgtattggagagagtctcagttcGAAATCATTTTTCACTCACAATCGGtgtctgtatttagttttcatgctagtgagggccaagaATCCACTCATTATGGGTACGTGGTTGCagagggcatcagtgtcttaacagcgcaattTCCCAAGGCAAGAAACTCAGAGCaaccctatccagaaatctggcagtggcttctgattaaattacattttcacataactgcttgttgcaattttaaTGAGAGTCCAGGCTctatcgcagccggccgcgaccgggagacacgtggcggcgcacaattggcccagctttgtccgggttaggggagggtttggccagcagggaggTCCTTGGCCCtctcgcactagcgactcctatggcgggccgggcacagtgcatgctgacacggtccgcaggtgtacggtgtttcctccgacacattggtacggctggcttccgggttaagtgggcattctgtcaagaagcagtgaagctcggttgggttgtgttttggaggacactGGAATGTGTCCTCCAAGACCATCGCCTCTCCCGAATTCATACGGGAGTTGATGAattgagacaagattgtaatgaCCAATTCGATACCACGTCGGGggtaaaataatgttttataataataaaataattgtCATGTTGTCAAttgtcatgtttcgtttctaaatgtctgtgcatGAGTGAAGGTTTCTCGggagagagtaacagttaatatgactggatgttaattatttgactaggctacctgtatttgacattgtattgttatttcgctgaacacgaGATGGTTTaactttatttttggcagtgaaacgatgctactcaggcgagagaaaaaaaactcacccaaaatgtacacacacacgttcaaaagtttggggtcacttagaaatgtctttcttggctttgggggtgaccagtgagatatacctgctagagcgcgtgcgacgggtgggtgctgcaatggtgaccagtgagctgagataaggcggggctttacctagcagagacttgtagataacctgtagccagtgggtttggcgacgagtatgaagtgaggaccaaccaacgagagcgtacaggtcgcaatggtgggtagtgtatggggctttggtgacaaaacggatggcactgtgatagactgcatccagtttgttgagtagagtgtcggaggctattttatagatgacatcaccaaagtcgaggatcggtaggatggtcagttttacgagggtgtttggcagcatgagtgaaggatgctttgttgcgagatttaattttggattggagatgcttaatgtgagtctggaaggagagtttagtctaaccagacacctaggtatttgtagttgtccacgtattctcagtcagagccgtccagagtagtgatgctggacgggcgagcaggtgcgggcagtgatcggttgaatagtatgcatttagttttacttgtgtttaagagcagttggaggccacggaaggagagttgtatggcattgaagctcgtctggaggttagttaacacagtgtccaaagaggggccagaagtatgcaTGATGGTGTCTGCGTAggaggtgtatcagagaatcaccagcagcaagagcaacatcattgatgtatacagagaaaagagaaatAGTTGGTAAAAcgggcaaggcaatcatttgagaaccaaggctgtcgagtctgccaataagaatgtggtgattgacagagtcgaaagccttagccaggtcgatgaatacggctgcacagtaatgtgtcttatcaatggcagttatgatgtcgtttatgaccttgagcgtggctgaggtgcaccgatgaccagctctgaaaccagattgcatagcggagaaggtacggcgggattcgaaatggtcggtaatctgaaAGCTTgactttcaaagaccttagaaagacagggtaggatagatataggtctgtagcagtttggttctagagtgtcaccccctttgaagagggggatgaccgtggcagctttccaatctttgggaatctcagaaagagaggttgaaagagaggttgaaaaggctagtaataggggttgcaacaatttcggcagatcattttagaaatagagcgtccagattgtctagcccggctgatttgtaggggtccagattttgcagctctttcaaaacatcagatatctggatttgggtgaaggagaaatggtgggggcattggcaggttgctgtggagggtgccgggcagttgaccgggataggggggtagccaggtagaaagcatggccagccgtagagaaatgcttgttgaaattctcaattatagtggatttattggtggtgacagtgtttcctagcctcagagcagtgggcagctgggaggaggtgctcttattctccatggactttacagtgtcccagaactgttttgagttagtactacaggatgcaaatttctgtttgaaaaagctagccttagctttcctaactgcctgtgtatatttgttcccaacctccctgaaaagttgcataacacgggggctattcaatgctaatgaagaaagccacaggatgtttttgtgctggtcaagggcagacaggtctggagtgaaccaaggactatatctattcctagttctacattttttgaatggggcatgcttatttaagatggtgaggaaggcacttttaaagaatagccaggcatctactgacgggatgaggtcaatgtcattccaggataacccggccaggtcgattagaaaggcctgcttgcagaagtgttttagggagcgtttaacAGTGATGGAGGGGTGGTcatttggtcgcagacccattacggatgcaggcaaacagcagaggtgtatttggagggcgagttagttatgacatctatgagggtgcccgtgtttacggatttggagttgtacctggtaggttcattgataatttgtgtgagattgagggcatcaagcatggattgtaggatggccgaggTGTTAAAGCATGtccaatttaggtcacctagtagcacgagctcagaagataggtGGGGGGCAATCAATACACGTATGGTATCGAGGTcatagctgggggcagagggaggtctatagcaagcggcaacagtgagactcATTTCTGGAAAgctgaatttttagaagtagaagctcgaattgtttggttacagacttggatagtaatacagaactctgcaagcTATCTTTGCAGTATATTACAACACCGCCccatttggcagttctatcttggcggaaaatgttatcgTTAACGATGGagatttcaggatttttggtggttttcctaaaccagtattcagacacggctaaggcatccgggttggcagagtgtgctaaagccgTGAGTAAAACAAaattagggagtaggcttctaatgttaacatgcatgaaaccaaggcttttacggttacagaagtcaacaaatgagagcacctggggagtgggagtggagctaggcactgcaggacttGGATTAACATTAACATGCACAAATTACCTCGAATAACCTGTACCCccgtacattgactcggtaccggtaccccctgtattatagcctcgttattgttattttattgtgttactttttataaatattttttactttagtttatttggtaaatattttcttaactcttcttgaactgcactggtggttaagggcttgtaagtaagtaagcatttcacggtaaggtctacacttgttgtattcggcgcatgtgacaaataaagtttgattcgaTCCCTGCTACAAAGTTAAAGGCTTAAAGTAATGGAAACCTGGGGAGCCCTCCTAAGTCCCACTCAGCACAGATGTAGGGTCCTGGCCGCAGAATCACCCAGAGCCCCAACTCTGCTGCTAGGCTGATGTAGGCcctgagaaacacagagaaaaacagagagtcAAAGCTCAACAGCTCTATCAAACATATTCATCACAAAATCATAAAAGTCTTCCTTACTTTAAATCCAACTGGTCCTGGAAGTTGAAAACCCCTCTCTCTGGCTCATGAAGGTTCCATGGCACATATCTGGAAAATAAGCAGTCATTCTCAGTATCCCTCCATAGTAGAGCAGCAATGAGTGGTGGTATAAGAGAACATGAGGTGTTCTGTGTGTCCCTACGTGGTGAGAGTGTTGACCCCACAGGCCCTCATCTTCAGCAGCCGGTCCTCCCAGTAGGCTCTGGGGACGCGGAAGTAGTGGATAGAGCCCCCCAGGATGCGAAAGGGCTCTCCCTCCAGAGTGAACTGAAAGGAGTTGGCCCTCAGACCCTCTTTCTGGCTCATTCTCCTCACCTCTGGCTACAGGCTGGAAGAAACAGACAAACCACTGTCTGGATCTCTTATGAATGTTATGAATAATCACACTTAAGACAATAATTAGAGCAACTGTGTAGGGACTAATAAATGCATACAacttgtaatatactgtatgatgATAGCATATATTATGACCAGAATCGATAGCTATGTTATTCTAAGACATTCAATTCAACACATAATAAAATATCCCTATGTAGATTGATCAATCTCAGCTAATGTCAAAATTAAGAATCTTACCTTCTACgttgattttcacaaagtctaAAGCTGAAATAATGTTCAGTATGGCTTATACCCATCTACTGAAGCAGAGCTCACGTGGACGGCTTCAACAAATGGAGAACAATGAAGAAAGGCCTAGAATGCTTTGAACAAGGGAAACCATTGTTGTTTCAGAACACTGCTGTTATTTTAGTGTTGAAGCTATAGtatactgaacataaatataaacgcaacatgtaaattgttggtcccatattttatgagctgaaataaaaagatcccagaaatgttccacatgcaCAAAAAGAGAATTTCTCTAAAatattgtgcacacatttgtttacatccctgttaagtgagattttctcctttgccaagataatctatcctcctgacaggtgtggcatatcaagaagctcataaactgcatgatcattacacaggtgcaccttgtgctgggaacaataaaaggacATTCTAAAATTAGCAGTTTGTCAAATAAGACAacgccacagatgtttcaagttttgagggatagtgaaattggcatgttgactgcaggaatgtccaccagagtggttgccagaaaattgaatgttaatttctctagcaTGAGCCGTCTCCAACATCGCTTTAGGGtatttggcagtgcgtccaaccagcctcacaaccgcagaccacgtgtaaccacgccagcacaGGACTTCCACAttaggcttcttcacctgcaggatcgtctgagaccagccaccccaacagttgatgaaactgtaggtttgcacaaccaaagaatttctgcaaacTGTTAGAAACtctctcagggaagctcatctgtgtgctcctcgtcctcaccttcgatggccactggcacgctggagaaatgtgctcttcacggatgaaacCTAGTTtcactgtaccgggcagatggaagactgtatggcgttgtgtgggccagcggtttgctgatgtcaacattgtgaacagagtgccccatggtggcagtggggttatggtatgggcatgcaAAAGCGACGGACAAAGAACACAATTGAATTTTAGAATTGgacatttgaatgcacagagataacatgacgagatcctgaggcccattgtcgtggcATTCATCCGCcgtcatcacttcatgtttcagcatgataatgcacggccccatgttcagtgtgtcaaatcagagggcctgttgtccggacctctggcagtctctataggggcgccacagggttcaattctcaggccgactctcttctctgtatacatcaatgatgtagctcttgctgctggtgattctctgatccacctctatgcagacgacaccatacttctggcccctctatggacactgttaactaacctccagatgagcttcaatccCATACAACTCTCCAACTGCTctaaaatgcaagtaaaactaaatgcatgctcttcaaccgatcgctgcccgcacctgcccgcccgtatcactactctggactagacgtcgaccgattatgatttttcaacgccgataccgattattggaggacaatttttttataaattttttttgtaataatgacaattacaacaatactgaa is a window from the Oncorhynchus tshawytscha isolate Ot180627B linkage group LG14, Otsh_v2.0, whole genome shotgun sequence genome containing:
- the glb1l2 gene encoding beta-galactosidase-1-like protein 2, which gives rise to MSQKEGLRANSFQFTLEGEPFRILGGSIHYFRVPRAYWEDRLLKMRACGVNTLTTYVPWNLHEPERGVFNFQDQLDLKAYISLAAELGLWVILRPGPYICAEWDLGGLPSWLLRDKNMKLRTTYPGFTEAVNSFFDKLIPIIKPLQFKEGGPIIAVQVENEYGSYAKDEHYMPYIKEALLSRGTNELLLTSDNREGLKCGGVDGVLKTVNLQRLAYGTIQYLAYMQPQKPLLVMEYWSGWFDVWSESHHVFPAEDMLAVVSQILEPGVSINLYMFHGGTSFGFMNGAVANLGTYKPQVGSYDYDAPLSEAGDYTTKYQLLRNLFSQFHSEKLPEVPSLQARRVYEPVIIQQHLSLWESLQFTEKPLKSEEPVNMENLPVNSNNGQSYGYTLYETTISRGGLLNSKKNVKDRALVFVDRHFVGVLDYKSVEFALPDGKGERTLSLLVENCGRVNYGKALDDQRKGLVGDIVLNHVPLKDFTIYCLDMKPNFLKRLSAASQWNSVPQKPSFPGFFQGMLYVDGHPRDTFIRLPGWSKGVVFINGQNLGRHWSIGPQKTLYLPGPWLKSGNNQIIVFEEQKADDKLVFVENPDHGKTIDVYKYPFCVLL